The following are from one region of the Candidatus Shapirobacteria bacterium genome:
- a CDS encoding peptidoglycan bridge formation glycyltransferase FemA/FemB family protein, with translation MITRILYNQEKDQYNKLVKHPVQSWEWGDFQISQGHKVYRLGVFDNQKMISAYSISFHTIPKTLFSVGTVLKGPKIDQEMVNNLKKIATDENAIFVKLEPDFIQKKFTSEGSETVASMDTRFPNLVVSPKVAFYPYSFMVDLTKTEDALLYQMHSKTRYNIKIANRHGVKIEENSTDAGFETYLELLFDTTARQGFYLHSQQYHRDLWKLLKPTGIPHIFLASYQGETLSAFMLFIYKDNLFYPYGASLDQYREVMAPTLLMWESIKFGKSMGLKNFDMWGSLGPDAKEGDQGFGFHRFKQGFGGQLVQFAGTYDLVINQPLYTIYNLADKYRWKFLRLKSKFIR, from the coding sequence ATGATCACCAGAATTTTATACAATCAGGAAAAAGATCAATACAACAAACTGGTTAAACATCCGGTCCAAAGTTGGGAATGGGGAGACTTCCAAATTTCTCAAGGCCACAAGGTATATAGGTTGGGGGTTTTTGACAATCAAAAAATGATCTCTGCTTATAGTATCAGTTTTCACACTATTCCCAAAACTCTATTCTCAGTCGGAACAGTCCTGAAAGGACCAAAAATAGACCAAGAAATGGTTAACAATCTTAAAAAAATCGCCACTGATGAAAATGCCATATTTGTAAAACTTGAACCGGATTTTATCCAAAAAAAATTCACCAGCGAGGGCAGTGAAACAGTCGCCTCTATGGACACTCGCTTCCCAAATCTTGTTGTATCCCCAAAGGTAGCTTTCTATCCGTATAGCTTCATGGTTGATCTGACAAAAACTGAGGATGCGCTCTTATATCAAATGCACTCCAAAACCCGATACAATATAAAAATTGCCAATAGACATGGTGTAAAGATAGAAGAAAACAGTACTGATGCCGGATTTGAAACATATCTTGAGTTGCTTTTTGACACCACCGCCCGCCAAGGGTTTTATCTTCATAGCCAACAGTATCATCGGGATCTTTGGAAACTTCTCAAACCAACCGGAATCCCTCACATATTTTTGGCTTCATATCAGGGGGAGACATTAAGTGCTTTTATGCTTTTTATCTACAAGGATAATTTGTTTTATCCCTACGGCGCTTCTCTTGATCAATACCGGGAGGTCATGGCCCCGACACTACTGATGTGGGAATCAATAAAGTTTGGAAAAAGTATGGGTCTAAAAAATTTTGACATGTGGGGAAGTCTTGGCCCGGACGCAAAAGAGGGAGATCAGGGGTTTGGTTTCCATCGGTTCAAACAGGGCTTTGGCGGTCAACTCGTTCAATTTGCCGGAACTTATGATTTAGTTATCAATCAGCCTCTATATACTATTTATAATCTTGCCGACAAATATCGGTGGAAATTTCTCCGTTTAAAATCAAAGTTTATAAGATAA
- a CDS encoding DNA recombination protein RmuC, with the protein MTLVYVLLSFVIILLLFFIFRQRKGVDSEKISDDFFNKFNEKFPEILNQANSSLITLADQKIGTDLQNKKTAIEDLVKRVLEELVRSGQELKIAEQNRIGTFSTLSQKLEEQKALTQQLSATTEGLKKVLSNNQLRGAFGERIAEDLLKMTGFVRGIDYEFNKEQSTTGSRPDFCVFLPDSAKINVDAKFPYSNLQKLIETDNPDQKAEYLKAFEKDVRDKIRQVTTRDYIDPENKTVDFVILFIPNEMIFSFIYDKMPNVWEEAMAGKVVFAGPFSFTAILRMVRQAYDNFRYQKNVQVIITQIKQFEKEFNNFNQEFEKIGERIESLSKQYTTVSTTRTHQLTRIIDKIRLESPDQDIPGLPS; encoded by the coding sequence ATGACCCTTGTCTATGTCCTCTTGAGTTTCGTTATCATCCTGCTTCTATTTTTCATATTTCGGCAAAGAAAAGGTGTTGATTCTGAAAAGATATCAGACGATTTCTTCAACAAATTTAACGAAAAATTCCCAGAAATATTAAACCAGGCCAATAGCAGTCTCATTACACTAGCCGATCAGAAAATCGGCACTGATTTACAAAACAAAAAAACAGCCATAGAAGACTTGGTTAAACGGGTTCTCGAAGAGCTAGTCAGGAGTGGCCAGGAACTAAAAATTGCCGAACAAAATCGTATCGGTACTTTCTCAACCTTATCGCAAAAGCTCGAGGAGCAAAAGGCCTTAACTCAGCAGCTTTCTGCTACCACCGAAGGGTTGAAAAAAGTATTAAGCAATAATCAGCTTCGTGGTGCTTTTGGGGAAAGAATTGCCGAAGACTTGCTCAAAATGACAGGTTTTGTTCGCGGCATTGACTACGAATTCAACAAGGAACAATCGACTACCGGTAGCCGCCCTGATTTTTGTGTATTCTTGCCTGATAGCGCCAAAATCAACGTCGACGCCAAATTCCCGTATAGCAATCTCCAGAAGCTGATCGAAACTGACAATCCGGATCAAAAAGCCGAGTATCTAAAGGCATTTGAAAAAGATGTCCGCGACAAAATCAGACAGGTGACCACCAGAGATTACATAGATCCGGAAAACAAAACGGTTGATTTCGTTATACTTTTTATCCCCAACGAAATGATATTTTCTTTTATATACGACAAAATGCCTAATGTCTGGGAAGAGGCTATGGCCGGAAAAGTAGTTTTTGCCGGCCCTTTTAGTTTTACTGCCATTCTTCGGATGGTGCGGCAAGCTTATGATAATTTTCGCTATCAAAAAAACGTTCAGGTCATCATTACTCAAATAAAACAATTCGAAAAAGAATTTAATAATTTCAATCAGGAATTTGAAAAAATCGGCGAAAGGATAGAATCATTATCAAAACAATACACCACTGTCAGCACCACCCGGACCCATCAGCTGACAAGGATAATCGACAAGATAAGATTAGAAAGTCCCGATCAGGACATCCCCGGTTTACCCTCTTGA
- the gatB gene encoding Asp-tRNA(Asn)/Glu-tRNA(Gln) amidotransferase subunit GatB, with the protein MKTTPIIGLEAHVELKTKSKMFCGCDDNHFHVDPNTHTCPVCLGLPGALPVPNGTAIDWCLKLGLALGCTVNEHSFFERKNYFYPDLSKGYQISQYLQPFTVKGTLNLDGHEIRINRAHLEEDTGKSVHVNGTTLLDFNRSGVPLVEVVSEPDITSPQEAKKYLVKLQQIIRYLGISDADIEKGSMRCEPTVNLKIEENSETYYTPLVEIKNVASLTGVQTAIQFEIDRQQKQFFEDHIVKNPSNKTTRGWDADKNQTFLQREKEGSSDYRYFPEPDIPPFEFTDEEIEKIKSTIPELPDQKVIKYKSYGLSDYDANLISQDSLMASAYEKAVGQNPLSEFAKFVANLFSGSIKTLLNDSQTEIDIQQINPDHFQKLFDKKSELSSNSIKQLILDSYQTGQDPLFAAQKQNLFQVSDTGKIEELAKKVLADNPKAVEDYKKNPNSIGFLVGQLMKLSMGSANPQMAKEILEKLLNSD; encoded by the coding sequence ATGAAAACTACCCCCATAATCGGCCTTGAAGCCCACGTCGAACTAAAAACTAAATCAAAAATGTTTTGTGGCTGCGATGACAACCATTTTCATGTTGACCCCAATACTCACACTTGTCCGGTATGTCTTGGTCTCCCGGGGGCTCTCCCGGTTCCAAATGGAACCGCCATCGATTGGTGTCTTAAGCTCGGCCTGGCTCTTGGCTGCACCGTCAACGAACATTCTTTTTTTGAGCGAAAAAATTACTTCTATCCGGATCTTTCAAAGGGTTATCAAATCTCCCAATACTTACAGCCTTTTACTGTAAAAGGTACCCTAAATTTAGACGGCCACGAAATCAGAATCAACCGGGCTCACCTGGAAGAAGACACCGGCAAGTCAGTTCATGTAAACGGAACCACCTTGCTCGATTTCAATCGCTCAGGCGTTCCGTTGGTTGAGGTTGTCTCCGAGCCGGACATAACTTCCCCCCAAGAAGCCAAAAAATACTTAGTTAAATTGCAGCAAATTATTCGGTATTTAGGAATCTCCGATGCGGACATTGAAAAGGGGAGTATGCGCTGCGAGCCAACCGTCAATTTGAAAATCGAAGAAAATAGCGAGACTTACTATACCCCTCTTGTAGAAATTAAAAACGTCGCCTCCTTAACCGGCGTTCAGACTGCCATTCAGTTTGAAATTGATCGTCAACAAAAACAATTTTTTGAAGATCATATTGTAAAGAATCCTTCTAACAAGACCACTAGAGGTTGGGACGCTGATAAAAACCAAACTTTTTTGCAACGCGAAAAAGAGGGTTCTTCCGACTATCGTTATTTTCCTGAGCCCGATATTCCGCCCTTTGAGTTTACCGATGAAGAAATTGAAAAAATCAAATCCACCATTCCCGAACTTCCGGATCAAAAAGTTATCAAATACAAAAGCTACGGTCTTTCCGATTATGACGCCAATTTAATATCTCAGGATTCACTTATGGCCTCGGCCTACGAAAAAGCAGTTGGACAAAACCCACTGTCGGAATTTGCCAAATTTGTTGCCAACCTATTTTCCGGATCCATTAAAACTCTTTTAAACGATAGTCAAACAGAAATCGATATTCAGCAAATTAACCCTGACCACTTTCAAAAATTATTTGACAAAAAATCTGAATTATCTTCAAACTCTATTAAGCAATTAATACTTGATAGTTATCAAACCGGTCAAGACCCGCTCTTTGCCGCCCAAAAACAAAATCTTTTTCAGGTTTCCGATACCGGAAAAATTGAAGAATTAGCCAAAAAAGTTTTGGCCGACAACCCAAAAGCAGTTGAGGATTATAAAAAAAATCCCAACAGTATTGGTTTTCTCGTTGGCCAGTTAATGAAACTATCTATGGGCTCCGCCAATCCCCAAATGGCAAAAGAAATTTTAGAAAAATTACTTAATAGTGACTGA
- a CDS encoding UvrD-helicase domain-containing protein: protein MNDILCGLNPAQKEAVTYSGSPLLLLAGAGSGKTRVLTHRAAYLIKTSAAQTSEILLLTFTNKAADEMKQRMGRLIGSKNNGLFAGTFHSFCCRVLRADGLPVGVPPNFNIYDTGDQEDTIRKILHEMNLTPKEFKPGNVLYYIGAAKNDFLSPKDMELQSSGFWQTYAAKIYAKYQKILFESHALDFDDLLFKTVELFSGQPSILEKYQDKYKFILVDEYQDTNQIQYLLAKLLAQKYQQITAVGDASQAIYGWRGANYKNLVNFTVDFKDTKVINLEQNYRSTKIILEAANSIISKNNSHPVLKLFTEKKSSDKIKLFTADSEISEAEYVSSKIKFIYDNYKIPYKNIAVLYRMNAQSRVLEETFIKSNIPYVLVGGLRFYDRAEVKDIIAMLRFANDQADIISLDRVEKALGKRRLETFKALLRSIDLQSANSLQIFESLVIGSDYLKHFDPKDEEDQKRIENIKELKSVAASFPKLTTFLENVALVQNEYSQQEKSKKSKENREGVRLMTLHGSKGLEFEVVFLVGFEEGILPHSNCMLDDSQIEEERRLCYVGITRAKDYLHISYATRRLYFGKSSLNEPSRFLGEIPQKLIEIEESGEITRDYRHPKSDSEEFIYDPDIY from the coding sequence ATGAATGACATATTATGCGGACTAAATCCGGCCCAAAAAGAAGCGGTGACTTATTCGGGCAGTCCGCTTTTATTGCTGGCCGGGGCCGGTTCCGGCAAAACCAGGGTGTTAACCCATCGTGCCGCCTACCTTATCAAAACTTCGGCCGCCCAAACATCAGAGATACTCCTGCTAACTTTTACCAACAAAGCTGCAGACGAGATGAAGCAACGGATGGGCCGTTTAATTGGTTCAAAAAACAATGGATTATTCGCCGGCACTTTTCATTCATTTTGTTGTCGGGTATTGAGAGCAGACGGCTTACCGGTTGGTGTACCGCCTAATTTCAATATCTACGATACAGGCGATCAGGAAGATACCATCAGAAAGATCCTGCATGAGATGAATTTAACCCCAAAGGAGTTTAAACCGGGCAATGTTCTCTACTACATTGGAGCTGCAAAAAATGATTTTCTCTCTCCAAAAGACATGGAGCTACAATCCTCCGGTTTTTGGCAAACTTACGCCGCAAAAATCTACGCCAAATATCAAAAAATATTATTCGAATCACACGCCCTTGATTTCGACGACCTCCTTTTCAAAACCGTCGAGCTTTTTTCCGGGCAACCCTCAATTCTTGAAAAATACCAGGACAAATACAAGTTTATCCTGGTCGACGAATACCAGGATACAAATCAAATTCAATATCTTTTGGCAAAATTATTAGCCCAAAAGTATCAACAAATCACTGCCGTGGGTGATGCATCACAGGCCATCTACGGCTGGCGTGGTGCTAATTACAAAAATCTGGTCAATTTTACTGTTGATTTCAAAGATACGAAAGTTATTAACTTAGAACAAAATTACCGTTCCACAAAAATTATCTTAGAGGCCGCTAATTCAATTATTTCCAAAAATAATTCCCACCCGGTCTTAAAGCTTTTTACCGAAAAAAAGTCATCAGACAAAATAAAACTATTTACCGCAGACTCAGAGATCAGCGAAGCAGAATATGTTTCCTCAAAAATTAAATTCATTTACGATAACTACAAAATTCCCTACAAAAATATTGCTGTTCTTTATCGCATGAATGCCCAGTCTCGGGTGTTAGAGGAAACTTTTATCAAGTCCAACATCCCCTACGTTTTAGTGGGAGGTCTTCGCTTCTACGACAGAGCCGAGGTCAAAGATATTATCGCCATGCTCCGTTTTGCCAATGATCAGGCCGATATTATATCTCTTGATCGGGTTGAAAAAGCCCTGGGCAAAAGAAGGTTGGAAACCTTTAAGGCTCTTCTCCGGTCCATTGATCTTCAGTCGGCAAATTCACTTCAGATTTTCGAATCCCTGGTTATCGGGTCTGATTACTTAAAACATTTTGATCCAAAAGATGAAGAAGATCAAAAAAGAATCGAAAATATTAAAGAACTAAAATCAGTCGCCGCCTCTTTTCCGAAACTTACTACCTTTCTGGAAAATGTTGCCCTGGTCCAAAACGAATATAGTCAGCAGGAAAAAAGCAAGAAATCCAAAGAGAATAGGGAAGGGGTGAGACTAATGACTCTTCATGGCTCAAAAGGTTTAGAGTTCGAAGTCGTCTTTCTGGTAGGTTTTGAAGAGGGGATTCTTCCTCATTCAAATTGCATGCTCGACGACTCACAGATAGAGGAGGAGCGCCGTCTTTGTTATGTGGGGATTACCCGGGCCAAGGATTATCTTCATATTTCCTACGCCACCAGACGCTTATATTTCGGCAAGAGTAGCCTAAACGAACCAAGCCGATTTTTAGGTGAAATCCCCCAAAAACTAATAGAAATCGAAGAATCAGGCGAAATTACCCGTGACTATCGGCACCCAAAAAGCGATAGCGAAGAATTTATCTATGACCCTGATATATACTAA
- a CDS encoding ATP-dependent DNA helicase, translating to MDKIKTNFQTEYDRLNPEQKTAVDTIEGPVMVIAGAGTGKTQTIALRIGNILQKTQTPPSSILCLTFTESAAINMRQRLIALIGASAYSIRVSTFHSFCNSVIREHPERFLFSKKESTSLDDVKRIQIIRTLIDQLPAGSALTSFNAPYYWQRDIISSLQDLKKENVTPENFSELIKYAADFVSNSNGAYDQLSKIRATEKASGELAGIVEKLAENVHIHPLYQSRVNLYLTLFKQGDTSLSDLKKNIRDLIEKTKNNLPRLNDLLTIYRGYQQALLDQNLFDYDDMILWVLAAFRNNQELLAEYQEKYQYLLVDEFQDTNSSQFEILNLLSSHQSEPNLFVVGDDDQSIYRFQGASVENIYNFYQRYQAGIRVIVLKNNYRSHKLILESSDCVIKNNLVRITQYIKNLDKSLVSTKTFDPDPINLGIYTSPEDEVINVVQKIKSLIGDGVSPKEIAVLFRNNADIQDFLPAFDQQGVKYLLSDNIDILKSREIQQLIDLMKFIVNPHDDHTLGQILSFNFLKIDPFDLYRLYHYTGRHDLSVSEFILDKNNLLSLKIKPYTIRQLRNFVIRVAKTRQKSGNLPLDHLFNEIIRRFRLLKYILDQRRVDLLKQLNVLFSLIKSRLQNESTYTLEQFVEELDLLRENQINLNSQPLLVDIDKSVRLMTVHKAKGLEFEHVFLVKVVSGKWDSSSSRNLIKLPLGIVKTDITQVTGDQDLEEDRRLFYVALTRAKKQIYISLSRRTETGREQLPSVFVSEINPSLLEKFESTAESEAHSLRSQYSVSFPKLKSINLSDYLRNYLSTSYRFNITHLNSYLNCPLCFFFKTILRLPSPKTRSLSMGTSVHGSLAYLFQVYKEDNRLISLDKFKEIYKNNLQREHLPKKDHRQVLAAGLQILTDYYNHYQTEFNGNCFTEHDFRFHGIRLNGIPITGKIDKIDIIDKNHVNVVDFKTGKPDNKYGELSRDGDYFRQLVFYKILCENSATFPYKVTQGTIDFIEKTKSGEFKRVTFEITSDDVNNLTQLIAETYAKIADLEFIPSRTCRDPDHVHYLFDQYFL from the coding sequence GTGGATAAAATTAAGACTAATTTTCAGACCGAATACGATCGTCTGAATCCCGAGCAGAAAACCGCCGTCGATACCATTGAAGGGCCGGTCATGGTTATTGCCGGCGCCGGCACCGGCAAAACTCAAACTATTGCCCTCCGCATCGGCAACATTCTCCAAAAAACCCAAACCCCGCCTTCTTCGATTTTATGTTTAACTTTCACCGAATCGGCCGCTATAAATATGCGGCAACGATTGATTGCCTTAATCGGCGCTTCGGCATACAGTATCCGCGTTTCCACCTTCCACTCCTTTTGCAATTCGGTCATCAGGGAACATCCGGAACGCTTTTTATTTTCCAAAAAAGAATCCACCTCTCTTGATGATGTCAAGCGGATTCAAATTATCCGTACCCTTATAGATCAGCTCCCCGCCGGAAGCGCTCTCACTAGTTTCAATGCTCCATATTACTGGCAGCGCGATATTATTTCCTCCCTTCAGGATCTCAAAAAAGAAAACGTTACCCCGGAAAATTTTTCAGAATTGATCAAATACGCCGCAGATTTTGTTTCAAATTCAAATGGTGCCTACGATCAACTTTCAAAAATCAGAGCCACCGAAAAAGCCTCCGGCGAGTTGGCGGGTATAGTCGAGAAACTGGCAGAAAATGTCCACATTCATCCTCTCTACCAAAGCCGGGTTAATTTATATCTGACCCTCTTTAAGCAAGGGGACACCTCTCTCTCCGATCTCAAAAAGAATATTCGTGATTTGATAGAAAAAACCAAAAATAACTTACCCAGACTCAACGATCTTTTAACTATTTACCGCGGTTATCAACAGGCCCTCCTCGACCAGAATCTTTTCGACTACGACGACATGATTCTCTGGGTTTTAGCCGCTTTCAGAAACAATCAGGAATTATTGGCCGAATATCAGGAAAAATATCAATACCTTTTAGTCGATGAATTTCAGGACACAAATTCATCTCAATTTGAGATTTTAAATCTGTTAAGCAGCCACCAATCAGAACCAAATTTATTTGTCGTCGGTGACGACGATCAGTCCATCTACCGTTTCCAGGGTGCTTCGGTTGAAAACATCTATAATTTTTATCAAAGATATCAGGCCGGTATTAGAGTCATTGTATTAAAAAACAATTACCGTAGTCACAAACTGATACTGGAATCATCCGATTGTGTTATAAAAAACAATTTAGTTCGCATCACTCAATATATAAAAAACTTAGACAAGTCCCTCGTCTCCACAAAAACATTCGATCCCGACCCGATCAATTTGGGAATTTATACCAGCCCCGAAGACGAAGTTATAAATGTAGTCCAAAAGATCAAATCACTTATCGGTGATGGGGTAAGTCCAAAAGAAATTGCCGTACTTTTTCGTAACAACGCCGATATTCAGGATTTTTTGCCGGCTTTTGACCAACAAGGTGTAAAGTACCTTCTTTCAGATAACATAGATATTTTAAAAAGTAGGGAAATTCAGCAGTTGATTGATCTCATGAAGTTTATTGTCAATCCCCACGACGATCACACTCTTGGTCAAATTTTATCCTTTAACTTTTTGAAAATCGACCCCTTTGATCTTTACCGCTTATACCACTACACTGGCAGACACGATCTGTCCGTCTCCGAATTTATACTCGACAAAAACAATCTCTTGTCGCTTAAGATAAAGCCTTATACCATCCGTCAACTCAGAAATTTCGTTATTCGGGTTGCCAAAACCAGGCAGAAATCCGGCAATCTGCCTCTCGACCACCTATTTAACGAAATTATCCGTCGTTTCCGTCTTTTAAAATACATTCTCGATCAACGTCGTGTTGACTTGCTTAAGCAGTTAAACGTCCTTTTTAGTTTAATAAAATCCCGTCTTCAAAATGAGTCCACTTATACTCTTGAACAATTCGTTGAAGAGCTTGATCTGCTGAGAGAAAACCAGATAAATCTTAATTCCCAGCCGCTTCTGGTCGACATCGATAAAAGTGTCCGTTTAATGACTGTTCACAAAGCCAAGGGGCTGGAGTTTGAACATGTATTTCTTGTGAAAGTAGTAAGTGGTAAATGGGACAGTTCTTCCTCCCGAAATTTAATTAAATTACCCCTTGGAATAGTCAAGACTGATATTACCCAAGTTACCGGTGACCAAGATCTCGAAGAAGACCGTCGTCTTTTTTATGTTGCTCTCACCCGGGCTAAAAAACAAATTTACATCAGCCTTTCCCGGCGCACCGAAACCGGTCGTGAGCAGCTGCCATCAGTGTTTGTCAGCGAAATCAACCCCTCTCTTTTAGAAAAATTTGAAAGCACCGCCGAGAGTGAAGCTCATAGTCTTCGCTCTCAATATTCAGTATCTTTTCCCAAGCTTAAGTCAATTAATCTCTCTGATTATCTAAGAAATTATCTTTCCACCTCATATCGTTTTAATATCACTCACCTAAACTCTTATCTAAATTGCCCTCTCTGTTTCTTTTTCAAAACAATACTTCGCCTACCTTCTCCCAAAACCAGGAGTCTCTCGATGGGTACTTCCGTCCATGGCAGCCTTGCCTATTTGTTTCAAGTCTACAAAGAAGATAACAGGCTAATCTCCTTGGATAAATTTAAAGAAATTTATAAAAATAATTTGCAAAGAGAACATCTACCGAAAAAGGACCATCGGCAAGTTCTTGCCGCCGGCCTGCAGATTTTAACCGATTATTATAATCATTATCAGACCGAGTTTAACGGCAACTGTTTTACCGAACACGATTTCCGTTTTCATGGTATAAGATTAAACGGTATTCCGATTACCGGAAAAATCGACAAAATTGACATTATCGATAAAAATCACGTTAACGTGGTTGACTTCAAAACCGGTAAACCTGATAATAAATATGGAGAATTGAGCCGTGATGGTGACTATTTCCGCCAACTGGTTTTCTACAAGATCCTCTGCGAAAATTCAGCCACATTTCCATACAAAGTTACCCAAGGCACGATCGACTTTATCGAAAAAACTAAGTCGGGTGAATTTAAACGGGTAACTTTTGAGATAACTTCAGACGATGTTAACAATCTTACTCAGCTTATTGCAGAAACCTATGCCAAAATCGCTGATTTAGAATTTATTCCCTCACGGACGTGTAGGGATCCGGATCATGTCCACTACCTGTTTGACCAGTATTTTTTATAA
- the gatC gene encoding Asp-tRNA(Asn)/Glu-tRNA(Gln) amidotransferase subunit GatC: MSSVKITVDTLDHIAHLARISLTDTERELFLPQLSSILEYVEVLQKVDTSNINASSQITNLKNITRPDEVKPSLSQSEVLSQSPKSNDGYFQVHNTIPAKGGSASGGKK, from the coding sequence ATGTCTTCCGTAAAGATCACTGTAGATACTCTCGACCATATCGCTCACTTGGCCCGTATTAGTTTGACCGACACAGAGAGGGAACTGTTTTTGCCCCAGTTGTCTTCCATTCTTGAATATGTGGAAGTTCTTCAAAAAGTTGACACTTCAAATATCAATGCTTCCTCCCAAATCACCAACCTAAAAAACATTACCCGACCAGATGAGGTTAAGCCTTCACTCTCTCAATCCGAGGTTTTGTCTCAATCACCCAAATCAAACGACGGCTATTTTCAGGTTCACAACACTATCCCCGCCAAAGGCGGGTCCGCCTCTGGAGGAAAAAAATGA
- the gatA gene encoding Asp-tRNA(Asn)/Glu-tRNA(Gln) amidotransferase subunit GatA has product MTPDLTALTIPEIKKLLTEKQVTAGEIVSTYLQRIKTFNPKINAFITVTEKEATDQAKIIDEKISKNQSVGKLAGAVMAVKDIYLTKGVETTAGSKILKGYIPQYSSTIYQKLINEDAILIGKTNTDCFAFGGSTENSGYFTTKNPWNLSLVPGGSSGGSSAAQAASLCTFALGTDTGGSIRQPASLCGVTGIKPTYGRNSRYGITSMAASFDCPGAFGKNVEDVAAVTRITAGLDSYDATTSPDPVPDYVNKLSNFSLKGLRIGLPREYFSESLDPEVKENVLGAAKTFESNGAKIIDISLPSTSLGLAVYYVLIPSEISSNMARYDGIRFGQSKKDTTDLLSHYMETRGEFMEPELKRRILIGTYALSAGYFDAYYTKASKVRTLIKNEFIDNFSKVDVILAPVSPTTAWPIGQKVNHPLQMYLADVYTCCINVAGVPALALPCGFDSQNLPIGFQLIGNYFEESKLFSIGHQYQQLTDYHLKTPNL; this is encoded by the coding sequence ATGACTCCTGATTTAACCGCACTCACTATTCCGGAAATTAAGAAACTTTTAACTGAAAAACAAGTCACGGCTGGTGAAATTGTATCTACCTATCTCCAAAGGATTAAGACCTTCAATCCCAAAATTAACGCTTTCATCACTGTCACTGAAAAAGAAGCCACGGATCAGGCAAAAATCATTGATGAAAAAATAAGTAAAAATCAGTCGGTTGGTAAGTTAGCCGGTGCTGTCATGGCAGTAAAAGATATATATTTGACAAAGGGTGTAGAGACGACTGCCGGATCAAAAATCTTAAAGGGTTATATCCCCCAATACTCCTCCACGATTTATCAAAAATTGATAAATGAAGATGCCATATTAATTGGTAAAACAAACACCGATTGTTTTGCTTTTGGAGGATCAACCGAAAACTCGGGTTATTTCACCACAAAAAATCCCTGGAACTTATCACTTGTCCCCGGTGGTTCCTCGGGCGGTTCATCCGCCGCCCAGGCCGCTTCCCTTTGTACTTTCGCTCTTGGTACCGATACCGGAGGTTCTATTCGACAACCTGCATCCCTATGTGGTGTTACCGGTATTAAGCCTACATATGGTCGCAATTCTCGCTATGGAATTACCTCCATGGCCGCGTCATTTGATTGTCCTGGAGCATTTGGTAAAAATGTTGAAGACGTAGCCGCGGTTACCCGAATTACCGCCGGACTGGATTCTTATGATGCCACTACCAGCCCCGACCCGGTGCCCGATTATGTTAATAAACTTTCAAATTTTTCCCTAAAAGGACTTCGGATTGGTCTACCACGAGAGTATTTCTCCGAAAGCCTTGATCCTGAGGTTAAGGAAAACGTTTTAGGTGCCGCCAAAACTTTTGAGTCAAACGGCGCCAAAATTATCGACATTTCTTTACCAAGTACTTCACTGGGTTTAGCTGTTTACTACGTCCTGATCCCTTCAGAAATTTCTTCAAATATGGCCCGTTATGACGGTATCCGTTTCGGTCAATCCAAAAAAGACACCACTGACCTTTTATCGCACTACATGGAAACCCGGGGCGAGTTTATGGAGCCGGAATTAAAAAGAAGAATACTAATCGGCACCTACGCCTTATCAGCCGGATATTTCGATGCCTATTACACTAAAGCTTCCAAGGTTCGGACATTAATAAAAAACGAGTTTATTGATAATTTTTCAAAAGTTGATGTTATCCTGGCTCCGGTTTCTCCTACCACCGCCTGGCCAATCGGTCAAAAGGTCAACCACCCTCTTCAGATGTATTTAGCGGATGTCTACACCTGTTGCATCAACGTTGCCGGTGTTCCTGCATTGGCCCTTCCGTGCGGTTTTGATTCCCAAAATCTGCCAATTGGTTTTCAGCTGATTGGCAACTATTTCGAAGAATCAAAATTATTTTCCATCGGCCATCAATATCAGCAATTAACCGATTATCATTTAAAAACACCAAATTTATAA